One stretch of Cydia fagiglandana chromosome 18, ilCydFagi1.1, whole genome shotgun sequence DNA includes these proteins:
- the LOC134673546 gene encoding CDAN1-interacting nuclease 1: protein MKSLLFLLVNYELYSCIGPHSFAFRNFSMKPMKVELYNAIVADFNRLPSYGRKAENELKKKYQNLPPATLGSIISLLVQRSMKQSYRKSPLISSRYYELYEGLMRDKSAEDGVLLQLSDNQGISPALFARSLLQNVYSDSSMVKKCFKDTTLIEDKELAYQVFLATMNDNQYGPYADIIKQSIGLEYELRLEKELRLMNITFSDENVLRSRGYDKTPDFKLDVPIAVDGFIVHWVESKALFGDEENHSGYLKDQLMAYWNRFGPGLVIYWFGYLETLDSTPEVNKMFILRTNFPKKESITQYKMDFDV from the exons ATGAAATCGTTATTATTCCTCTTAGTAAATTACGAATTATATTCGTGTATTGGTCCACATTCATTTGCCTTTAGAAATTTCAGTATGAAACCTATGAAAGTGGAATTATACAACGCTATTGTAGCAGACTTTAATAGGCTCCCATCGTATGGGCGTAAAGCTGAGAATGAATTAAAGAAAAAGTACCAAAA TTTACCACCAGCTACACTGGGCAGCATTATATCACTGTTGGTGCAGAGATCAATGAAACAGAGCTATAGGAAGTCTCCATTAATATCCAGTAGATATTATGAACTGTATGAAGGACTAATGAGAGACAAGTCTGCAGAAGATGGTGTTCTTTTACA gctTTCGGACAACCAAGGAATAAGCCCAGCCCTGTTTGCAAGATCTCTCTTGCAGAATGTTTACTCGGACTCGTCCATGGTCAAGAAGTGCTTCAAAGATACCACATTGATTGAAGACAAGGAACTTGCCTATCAAGTCTTTCTG GCCACCATGAATGATAACCAGTATGGCCCATATGCAGACATCATAAAACA gtCAATTGGATTAGAATATGAGTTACGACTAGAAAAAGAGTTAAGATTGATGAATATAACATTCTCTGATGAAAATGTATTGAGGTCTCGGGGTTATGATAAGACCCCTGATTTCAAACTTGATGTACCCATAGCAGTAGATGGCTTTATTGTTCATTGGGTAGAAAGTAAAGCATTATTTGGTGATGAAGAAAACCATTCTGGGTATTTAAAGGATCAATTAATGGCTTATTGGAACAGATTTGGTCCAGGATTAGTAATCTATTGGTTTGGGTATCTAGAAACACTGGACTCCACCCCAGAAGTAAATAAGATGTTTATTTTAAGAACTAATTTTCCAAAAAAAGAAAGTATTACTCAGTACAAGATGGACTTTGATGTGTAG
- the LOC134673683 gene encoding mediator of RNA polymerase II transcription subunit 6: MMPGRIGNLPLAAENPLGLSWHDSTWIPSLNPSNIMDYFSERSNPFFDRTCNNEVVKMQRLSMDQLQSMTGLEYMLLHVQDPILYVIRKQHRHSPNHVIPLADYYIIAGIVYQAPDLASVLNSRLLSAVHHLQCSFEETMSYSRYHPSKGYWWDFKANKPGLSPFNAGSSAPKETPTTPKEEPSTVFQRQRVDMLLAELVRQFPLPVAQVAHNQTNGVKTENTNDKDKPSETNNVNNITIKQEPVDPSGSDMTNGAIQGHVDIKQEIKQENMKPPPEKKPRV; the protein is encoded by the exons ATGATGCCCGGAAGGATTGGTAACTTGCCCTTAGCGGCTGAGAATCCTCTAGGATTGTCTTGGCACGATTCAACTTGGATACCATCGCTGAACCCATCAAATATAATGGATTATTTTTCGGAGAGGTCTAACCCATTTTTCGATCGCACATGTAACAACGAAGTTGTTAAGATGCAACGGCTCAGCATGGACCAATTGCA GTCTATGACTGGGTTGGAGTACATGCTTCTACATGTTCAGGATCCAATCTTATATGTTATCCGTAAACAACATAGACACAGTCCAAATCATGTCATACCCCTTGCTGATTACTATATAATTGCTGGCATTGTTTATCAGGCTCCTGACCTCGCCAGTGTACTTAATTCTAGACTG TTATCTGCTGTCCATCACCTGCAATGTTCTTTTGAAGAAACAATGTCTTACTCAAGATATCATCCCAGTAAAGGTTACTGGTGGGATTTTAAGGCAAATAAACCAG GTCTAAGCCCCTTCAATGCCGGTTCGTCAGCACCCAAAGAAACACCAACAACTCCCAAAGAAGAGCCATCAACAGTGTTCCAACGGCAGCGAGTGGATATGCTATTAGCAGAGTTAGTGCGGCAATTTCCACTACCTGTAGCTCAAGTAGCTCATAATCAG ACTAATGGAGTAAAAACtgaaaatacaaatgacaaaGACAAGCCATCAGAAACAAACAATGTCAATAACATCACTATAAAGCAGGAGCCTGTGGACCCTAGTGGGTCTGACATGACCAATGGGGCCATCCAGGGACATGTGGACATCAAACAGGAAATCAAGCAAGAAAACATGAAACCTCCTCCAGAGAAGAAGCCCAGAGTGTGA
- the LOC134673353 gene encoding protein farnesyltransferase subunit beta: protein MNKKLENEIRCYANISAEAYNTEKVVTDTATDQLEVEATVLKIFRQFEKEASIDPDLPILNRRVHSKQLKTWLNALPKGYECLDASRPWLVYWILHALWILDDMPDQETLSSAVDFLAHCQHEEGGYGGGPGQYPHLGTTYAAVNALAIIGTDEAYDSIDRSSLQKFLWTLRDVDGSFALHKGGEQDIRGAYCAVSVAKMTNTYTDLLFDKTAEWIVSCQTYEGGFGGCPGMEAHGGYAFCGIASLALLNRPKLCDIDALLRWCVNRQMRLEGGFQGRTNKLVDGCYSFWQGAAFPIISAILAQEDKELIETCLFNQGALQEYIVVCCQANDGGLIDKPGKARDIYHTCYTLSGLSIAQHGTGAGDPFVVGSPRNELNRVHPLHNVAPHLVYNAVHYFIRHPPPVKDFRKN from the exons atgaataaaaaactTGAAAATGAGATTCGGTGCTATGCCAACATTTCTGCAGAAGCTTATAATACAGAGAAAGTAGTCACGGATACAGCCACAGATCAG ttGGAGGTCGAAGCTacagtattaaaaatatttagacaATTTGAAAAGGAAGCATCCATTGATCCTGATCTGCCAATACTTAATAGACGGGTTCACAGTAAGCAATTAAAAACTTGGTTGAATGCACTACCCAAAGGTTATGAATGCTTGGATGCCAGCAGACCATGGCTCGTGTACTGGATTTTACATGCTTTGTGGATCTTAGATGATATGCCCGACCAAGAGACATTGTCTAGTGCTGTGGACTTTCTCGCTCATTGTCAACACGAGGAAGGGGGCTATGGCGGTGGCCCAGGACAATATCCACATTTAGGAACTACTTATGCTGCTGTAAACGCATTAGCTATAATAGGGACAGATGAAGCATACGATTCCATAGATCGCAGCTCTTTACAAAAGTTTTTATGGACTCTTCGAGATGTAGATGGCTCCTTTGCTCTTCACAAAGGAGGGGAACAAGACATCAGGGGAGCGTATTGTGCAGTGAGCGTAGCTAAAATGACAAATACTTACACAGATCTCTTATTCGACAAGACAGCAGAGTGGATAGTTAGTTGCCAAACTTATGAGGGAGGTTTTGGCGGGTGTCCAGGGATGGAGGCACATGGCGGATATGCTTTCTGTGGGATCGCATCTCTGGCGTTACTAAACCGGCCAAAGCTATGTGACATAGATGCACTCTTGAGGTGGTGTGTAAATCGTCAGATGCGGTTAGAGGGTGGCTTTCAGGGACGGACTAATAAACTTGTTGATGGTTGTTATTCATTTTGGCAAGGTGCTGCTTTCCCCATAATCAGTGCTATCTTAGCACAAG AAGACAAAGAACTGATAGAAACGTGTTTATTCAATCAAGGTGCCTTACAAGAATACATCGTTGTTTGCTGTCAAGCCAACGACGGGGGCCTAATAGACAAGCCTGGAAA AGCGCGCGACATCTACCACACATGCTACACGCTATCAGGGCTGTCGATCGCGCAGCACGGCACGGGCGCCGGCGACCCGTTCGTGGTGGGCTCCCCGCGCAACGAGCTCAACCGCGTGCACCCCCTGCACAACGTGGCGCCGCACCTCGTCTACAACGCCGTGCACTACTTCATTAGGCACCCGCCGCCGGTCAAGGATTTCAGGAAAAACTAG
- the LOC134673684 gene encoding uncharacterized protein LOC134673684, translated as MTDESANISAKTRARALEPINKHGYMDGAADGQNAAFQTSFNIGYEQGFSFGIELGFNETLAQYQNEPPVMAVMNLQDPRRINCQMCITGSGAQENIVNLYNAQKEKNDLYLSNKQSSKVT; from the exons ATGACTGACGAGAGCGCGAATATATCAGCAAAAACAAGAGCCAGAGCTCTAGAACCAATTAACAAA CATGGATACATGGATGGTGCAGCTGATGGACAGAATGCTGCATTTCAAACCAGTTTTAACATTGGCTATGAACAAGGTTTCAGCTTTGGCATAGAGTTAGGATTCAATGAAACCCT AGCACAATACCAAAATGAACCACCTGTGATGGCTGTGATGAATTTGCAAGATCCAAGACGGATAAATTGTCAAATGTGTATAACTGGGTCAGGAGCTCAGGAGAACATTGTCAATTTATACAATGCACAAAAAGAAAAGAATGATCTCTATTTAAGTAATAAACAATCAAGTAAAGTAACATAA